Proteins co-encoded in one Quercus robur chromosome 8, dhQueRobu3.1, whole genome shotgun sequence genomic window:
- the LOC126696752 gene encoding protein JASON isoform X3, with protein MVCWLWKREFELGLVCRSVVGFLDRSVSRAMGCFFACFRVKDDHHHRHRPHLVSSDPTKPTETVISQNRLASLFLSEEKEDSPHADREAHGFRSPESHKALKDEARFLKACGTLAETPAEIRKASAKSKFSPSYDGDSEPPKFHSWLPNTSIKKLQLDNQTEQAATPIKLSEEWGKGSGLQEQTPSSCISSIHNTGKVSFSSTEGSGTGSVNTAVRVHDNQTENIATSVSPWISATEIQCRSKSVRFQCDFDASSSSSENVSQNQKKSESPGELRESHELPETTTPRPEAGVKETLSGKELKVEASLSAWLKPLPSIQDENSKNFDPASTRKPHFGRTPGDRPIIGLVAAHWNDNEQSHISPKWWDGNGIPNSTNKYKEDQKVSWHATPFEERLEKALSEESVITQRKPVYGKPIAFDENEESDTALSQLQSSTHPKSVVSF; from the exons ATGGTATGCTGGTTGTGGAAGCGTGAGTTTGAGTTGGGATTAGTGTGTAGATCAGTGGTGGGGTTTCTTGACAGATCGGTTTCCAGAGCTATGGGTTGCTTCTTCGCTTGCTTTCGTGTCAAAGACGATCACCATCACCGCCATCGCCCTCACCTCGTCTCCTCCGATCCCACCAAGCCTACg GAAACTGTGATATCTCAAAATCGTTTAGCGTCTCTCTTTCTATCTGAAG AGAAAGAGGATTCTCCGCACGCTGATAGGGAAGCTCATGGTTTCAGATCTCCGGAAAGTCACAAGGCACTCAAGGATGAG GCCAGGTTTCTTAAAGCTTGTGGTACCTTAGCAGAGACCCCTGCAGAAATTCGGAAAGCATCTGCAAAGTCGAAATTTTCACCTTCATATGATGGAGATTCAGAGCCTCCAAAATTCCATTCATGGCTTCCCAACACATCCATCAAGAAACTTCAGTTAGACAACCAAACTGAGCAGGCCGCTACTCCCATTAAACTTAGTGAAGAGTGGGGAAAGGGATCAGGTTTGCAAGAGCAGACACCTAGCAG CTGTATATCCAGCATACATAACACTGGAAAGGTCTCTTTCAGCTCAACTGAAGGCAGTGGAACAGGAAGTGTTAATACAGCTGTCAGGGTTCATGATAATCAGACTGAAAACATTGCAACATCAGTTTCACCTTGGATTTCAGCCACAGAAATTCAGTGCAGGAGCAAGTCTGTGCGTTTTCAATGTGATTTTGATGCATCTTCCTCATCATCTGAAAATGTTagccaaaatcaaaagaaatccGAATCACCAG GTGAGCTGAGAGAATCTCATGAGTTGCCCGAAACTACAACCCCTAGGCCAGAAGCGGGGGTAAAAGAAACTTTGTCTGGAAAAGAGTTGAAGGTGGAAGCAAGCCTGTCTGCTTGGTTGAAGCCACTGCCATCCATTCAGGATGAGAATAGTAAAAATTTTGACCCTGCTTCTACTAGAAAACCTCATTTTGGTAGAACTCCTGGGGACAGGCCAATCATTGGGCTTGTTGCTGCTCACTGGAATGATAATGAGCAATCTCATATTTCGCCAAAGTGGTGGGATGGGAATGGAATCCCAAATTCGACCAATAAATACAAGGAG GATCAGAAAGTGAGTTGGCACGCTACGCCATTTGAGGAGAGATTAGAAAAGGCTTTGTCTGAAGAGAGTGTTATCACTCAAAG GAAGCCTGTCTACGGGAAACCAATAGCTTTTGATGAGAACGAGGAAAGTGATACGGCTCTTTCTCAGTTGCAATCTTCAACCCATCCTAAGTCAGTAGTTTCATTCTGA
- the LOC126696752 gene encoding protein JASON isoform X2 has product MVCWLWKREFELGLVCRSVVGFLDRSVSRAMGCFFACFRVKDDHHHRHRPHLVSSDPTKPTETVISQNRLASLFLSEEKEDSPHADREAHGFRSPESHKALKDEARFLKACGTLAETPAEIRKASAKSKFSPSYDGDSEPPKFHSWLPNTSIKKLQLDNQTEQAATPIKLSEEWGKGSGLQEQTPSSSTEGSGTGSVNTAVRVHDNQTENIATSVSPWISATEIQCRSKSVRFQCDFDASSSSSENVSQNQKKSESPGNQSVSKPSPYPTPLKLSEEMQTPGTVFPANLDNLPYGKTRIRSQYVYSVMNPVESDSQWKSLREEDPNYHQLSGELRESHELPETTTPRPEAGVKETLSGKELKVEASLSAWLKPLPSIQDENSKNFDPASTRKPHFGRTPGDRPIIGLVAAHWNDNEQSHISPKWWDGNGIPNSTNKYKEDQKVSWHATPFEERLEKALSEESVITQRKPVYGKPIAFDENEESDTALSQLQSSTHPKSVVSF; this is encoded by the exons ATGGTATGCTGGTTGTGGAAGCGTGAGTTTGAGTTGGGATTAGTGTGTAGATCAGTGGTGGGGTTTCTTGACAGATCGGTTTCCAGAGCTATGGGTTGCTTCTTCGCTTGCTTTCGTGTCAAAGACGATCACCATCACCGCCATCGCCCTCACCTCGTCTCCTCCGATCCCACCAAGCCTACg GAAACTGTGATATCTCAAAATCGTTTAGCGTCTCTCTTTCTATCTGAAG AGAAAGAGGATTCTCCGCACGCTGATAGGGAAGCTCATGGTTTCAGATCTCCGGAAAGTCACAAGGCACTCAAGGATGAG GCCAGGTTTCTTAAAGCTTGTGGTACCTTAGCAGAGACCCCTGCAGAAATTCGGAAAGCATCTGCAAAGTCGAAATTTTCACCTTCATATGATGGAGATTCAGAGCCTCCAAAATTCCATTCATGGCTTCCCAACACATCCATCAAGAAACTTCAGTTAGACAACCAAACTGAGCAGGCCGCTACTCCCATTAAACTTAGTGAAGAGTGGGGAAAGGGATCAGGTTTGCAAGAGCAGACACCTAGCAG CTCAACTGAAGGCAGTGGAACAGGAAGTGTTAATACAGCTGTCAGGGTTCATGATAATCAGACTGAAAACATTGCAACATCAGTTTCACCTTGGATTTCAGCCACAGAAATTCAGTGCAGGAGCAAGTCTGTGCGTTTTCAATGTGATTTTGATGCATCTTCCTCATCATCTGAAAATGTTagccaaaatcaaaagaaatccGAATCACCAGGTAATCAGAGTGTGTCAAAGCCTTCACCTTATCCAACCCCACTTAAGCTTTCTGAAGAGATGCAAACACCTGGAACCGTTTTTCCCGCAAACTTAGACAATTTACCATATGGGAAGACCCGAATCAGGTCCCAGTATGTGTATTCAGTTATGAACCCAGTTGAGAGTGACTCTCAGTGGAAGTCATTGAGGGAAGAAGATCCTAACTATCATCAACTTTCAGGTGAGCTGAGAGAATCTCATGAGTTGCCCGAAACTACAACCCCTAGGCCAGAAGCGGGGGTAAAAGAAACTTTGTCTGGAAAAGAGTTGAAGGTGGAAGCAAGCCTGTCTGCTTGGTTGAAGCCACTGCCATCCATTCAGGATGAGAATAGTAAAAATTTTGACCCTGCTTCTACTAGAAAACCTCATTTTGGTAGAACTCCTGGGGACAGGCCAATCATTGGGCTTGTTGCTGCTCACTGGAATGATAATGAGCAATCTCATATTTCGCCAAAGTGGTGGGATGGGAATGGAATCCCAAATTCGACCAATAAATACAAGGAG GATCAGAAAGTGAGTTGGCACGCTACGCCATTTGAGGAGAGATTAGAAAAGGCTTTGTCTGAAGAGAGTGTTATCACTCAAAG GAAGCCTGTCTACGGGAAACCAATAGCTTTTGATGAGAACGAGGAAAGTGATACGGCTCTTTCTCAGTTGCAATCTTCAACCCATCCTAAGTCAGTAGTTTCATTCTGA
- the LOC126696752 gene encoding protein JASON isoform X1 translates to MVCWLWKREFELGLVCRSVVGFLDRSVSRAMGCFFACFRVKDDHHHRHRPHLVSSDPTKPTETVISQNRLASLFLSEEKEDSPHADREAHGFRSPESHKALKDEARFLKACGTLAETPAEIRKASAKSKFSPSYDGDSEPPKFHSWLPNTSIKKLQLDNQTEQAATPIKLSEEWGKGSGLQEQTPSSCISSIHNTGKVSFSSTEGSGTGSVNTAVRVHDNQTENIATSVSPWISATEIQCRSKSVRFQCDFDASSSSSENVSQNQKKSESPGNQSVSKPSPYPTPLKLSEEMQTPGTVFPANLDNLPYGKTRIRSQYVYSVMNPVESDSQWKSLREEDPNYHQLSGELRESHELPETTTPRPEAGVKETLSGKELKVEASLSAWLKPLPSIQDENSKNFDPASTRKPHFGRTPGDRPIIGLVAAHWNDNEQSHISPKWWDGNGIPNSTNKYKEDQKVSWHATPFEERLEKALSEESVITQRKPVYGKPIAFDENEESDTALSQLQSSTHPKSVVSF, encoded by the exons ATGGTATGCTGGTTGTGGAAGCGTGAGTTTGAGTTGGGATTAGTGTGTAGATCAGTGGTGGGGTTTCTTGACAGATCGGTTTCCAGAGCTATGGGTTGCTTCTTCGCTTGCTTTCGTGTCAAAGACGATCACCATCACCGCCATCGCCCTCACCTCGTCTCCTCCGATCCCACCAAGCCTACg GAAACTGTGATATCTCAAAATCGTTTAGCGTCTCTCTTTCTATCTGAAG AGAAAGAGGATTCTCCGCACGCTGATAGGGAAGCTCATGGTTTCAGATCTCCGGAAAGTCACAAGGCACTCAAGGATGAG GCCAGGTTTCTTAAAGCTTGTGGTACCTTAGCAGAGACCCCTGCAGAAATTCGGAAAGCATCTGCAAAGTCGAAATTTTCACCTTCATATGATGGAGATTCAGAGCCTCCAAAATTCCATTCATGGCTTCCCAACACATCCATCAAGAAACTTCAGTTAGACAACCAAACTGAGCAGGCCGCTACTCCCATTAAACTTAGTGAAGAGTGGGGAAAGGGATCAGGTTTGCAAGAGCAGACACCTAGCAG CTGTATATCCAGCATACATAACACTGGAAAGGTCTCTTTCAGCTCAACTGAAGGCAGTGGAACAGGAAGTGTTAATACAGCTGTCAGGGTTCATGATAATCAGACTGAAAACATTGCAACATCAGTTTCACCTTGGATTTCAGCCACAGAAATTCAGTGCAGGAGCAAGTCTGTGCGTTTTCAATGTGATTTTGATGCATCTTCCTCATCATCTGAAAATGTTagccaaaatcaaaagaaatccGAATCACCAGGTAATCAGAGTGTGTCAAAGCCTTCACCTTATCCAACCCCACTTAAGCTTTCTGAAGAGATGCAAACACCTGGAACCGTTTTTCCCGCAAACTTAGACAATTTACCATATGGGAAGACCCGAATCAGGTCCCAGTATGTGTATTCAGTTATGAACCCAGTTGAGAGTGACTCTCAGTGGAAGTCATTGAGGGAAGAAGATCCTAACTATCATCAACTTTCAGGTGAGCTGAGAGAATCTCATGAGTTGCCCGAAACTACAACCCCTAGGCCAGAAGCGGGGGTAAAAGAAACTTTGTCTGGAAAAGAGTTGAAGGTGGAAGCAAGCCTGTCTGCTTGGTTGAAGCCACTGCCATCCATTCAGGATGAGAATAGTAAAAATTTTGACCCTGCTTCTACTAGAAAACCTCATTTTGGTAGAACTCCTGGGGACAGGCCAATCATTGGGCTTGTTGCTGCTCACTGGAATGATAATGAGCAATCTCATATTTCGCCAAAGTGGTGGGATGGGAATGGAATCCCAAATTCGACCAATAAATACAAGGAG GATCAGAAAGTGAGTTGGCACGCTACGCCATTTGAGGAGAGATTAGAAAAGGCTTTGTCTGAAGAGAGTGTTATCACTCAAAG GAAGCCTGTCTACGGGAAACCAATAGCTTTTGATGAGAACGAGGAAAGTGATACGGCTCTTTCTCAGTTGCAATCTTCAACCCATCCTAAGTCAGTAGTTTCATTCTGA
- the LOC126696396 gene encoding uncharacterized protein LOC126696396 has protein sequence MVQQFFAPQDVGAILSIPLSSRLPSDRLVWAYMPKAYGLFTVKSAYKLTMSLADMLQLARHVLDSSICEACGDAIETSGHVFWVCVVAREVWDLSGFCFDKVGDGVHEFRQFQDFLWYLKFGQQVDEELLGLVCTVAWCLWTTRNEPPMDLWFKVNVDGVTFAQSQTVGIGVLVRDFAGRVAATLSKCLPVPLGPLETEAKAMEEGSTGPLVVITNIIEGIHVKLYEFRRI, from the exons ATGGTTCAACAATTTTTTGCTCCACAGGATGTAGGGGCTATATTAAGCATACCTTTAAGTTCTAGACTGCCTAGTGACCGTTTGGTGTGGGCTTACATGCCCAAGGCCTACGGACTGTTCACAGTCAAGAGTGCCTATAAACTCACAATGTCATTAGCTGATATGCTACAGCTAGCCAGGCAT GTTCTTGACTCTTCTATTTGTGAAGCCTGTGGAGATGCAATAGAGACCAGTGGCCATGTTTTTTGGGTATGTGTTGTAGCCCGCGAAGTTTGGGATTTGTCTGGTTTTTGCTTTGACAAGGTTGGTGATGGGGTTCATGAATTCCGgcaatttcaagatttcttgTGGTACCTTAAGTTCGGACAGCAGGTAGATGAGGAGCTACTAGGGTTGGTTTGTACAGTTGCTTGGTGCTTGTGGACCACTAGGAATGAG CCACCGATGGATCTATGGTTCAAAGTTAATGTTGATGGTGTGACCTTTGCTCAATCTCAGACAGTGGGAATTGGTGTTCTTGTTCGTGACTTTGCTGGGAGAGTGGCGGCCACCCTAAGTAAATGCCTACCTGTACCTTTGGGACCACTTGAGACCGAAGCTAAGGCCATGGAGGAGG GGTCTACTGGACCTCTAGTTGTTATTACCAACATCATTGAAGGAATTCATGTGAAGTTGTATGAATTCAGAaggatttaa